Sequence from the Microbacterium sp. AZCO genome:
TCCCCCGCGTACTCGCGCACCTTCGCCTTGGGGAAGTCGACGACCATGTCCAGCTCGCCGATGCGGAACCGCACGTTGCCGCCGACGCCGTTGCGGATTGTGCGGGCGCGGCGCAGCAGCGGCTCCCACCACTCCTTGATCGCCGCGAGCATCTCCTCCGGCGGAAGGACGGGGGCACGGGATGCCTCCTCCGCCCGGATCTCGTCCTGCCGCGAGTCTCGCTGCTCGGCCAGATAGGCCCACTTGTCGTCGAAGATCCGGTCGATCTCGGCATCCGTGTACAGGGTCTGCGTCACCGACAGCTCGCCGTTCTCGATCTCGACGACCGTCCCGGGGACGAACTCGTACCCCTTCTGCTGCGGACGGAGCTCGCGCATGTGCGCGAGGAACTCGCGCTGATCGGTGAAGATCGCATCCCCGTCCAGGCCCTGCCCGTTGTAGCGGAACAGCTCCTCGCGCAGGAACATCGGCGGGCCGGCCATCGGGAAGACGTGCTCGGCATCCACCTTCTCGATGTAGTACATCGCCCGCTTGTTCTGCGCGTCGCGCTTGAGCTTGGCGAAGTTCTGCTTGGCGTCCTGCGGCAGGTCGTAGACCATCGGCCACCAGATCGCGCCGGACACCTGCGTGAAGTACGCCTCGGGCTTCGAGAACGACATCAGCTTCTCGAGGTCGAGGGGGTGCGAGTCGTTCTGGTTCAGGATGCTGGCGGTGCCGTCGTCCACCGACAGCGACGAGTCGCCGATCGGCCCGTCGCTGGGGGCGCGCAGCGGCGTGACCATGATCTTCAGGTCGCCGAACTCGAGCGGCACGCCGGCCTGCGTGTAGACGATGTTGTCGTAGCCGAGCCGGCGGAGATCCTGCTCGAGGTCGTCGGTCGGGTACTCCGGGAGCAGCACCCTGATGGTCTTCGGGACGACCCGTTCCATGAGCGCGGGGTCGAAGTGGTCGCGGTGGCGGTGCGAGACGTAGAGGAAGTCCGCGTTGCCGAACCGCTCCCAGTCCAGCCCCCGGTTGTCGGGGAACGGGAACCACGAACCGAAGAAGGTCGGACCGATCACCGGGTCGCACAGGATGCTGCCGCCCCTGGTCTCGATGAACATTCCGGCGTGGCCGAGGCCCGTGATGCGCATGGGGAGTCCTCCAGATCGAACCTGTCGAGTCTAATCGCGACGCTCCGACCGCCACGGGTGTCGAGGCCGCGTGGGCTCGGATCAGAGGTCGAACAGGCCGCGGATGTCGTCGGCCGAGAGCGCCTGGCCGAACAGCGCGTCGTCGTCCATGACCGCGCGGAAGAGGCGCGCCTTGCGCTGCTGCAGCGCCATGACCTTCTCCTCGATCGTGCCGTTCGCGATGAGTCGGTAGACCATGACGCTGCGGGTCTGTCCGATGCGGTGGGCGCGATCCACGGCCTGCGCCTCGGCCGCGGGATTCCACCACGGGTCGAGCAGGAAGACGTAGTCG
This genomic interval carries:
- a CDS encoding Rieske 2Fe-2S domain-containing protein, which gives rise to MRITGLGHAGMFIETRGGSILCDPVIGPTFFGSWFPFPDNRGLDWERFGNADFLYVSHRHRDHFDPALMERVVPKTIRVLLPEYPTDDLEQDLRRLGYDNIVYTQAGVPLEFGDLKIMVTPLRAPSDGPIGDSSLSVDDGTASILNQNDSHPLDLEKLMSFSKPEAYFTQVSGAIWWPMVYDLPQDAKQNFAKLKRDAQNKRAMYYIEKVDAEHVFPMAGPPMFLREELFRYNGQGLDGDAIFTDQREFLAHMRELRPQQKGYEFVPGTVVEIENGELSVTQTLYTDAEIDRIFDDKWAYLAEQRDSRQDEIRAEEASRAPVLPPEEMLAAIKEWWEPLLRRARTIRNGVGGNVRFRIGELDMVVDFPKAKVREYAGEECIYWYTIPADLVSTNIRDGEIDWSNSIFLSMQFEVGRSGKFNEFLTTFLKCLSRDRIEYVENWYAEQTDQTEDAQLGDWMVQRRCPHLRADLTKTGKIEDGVLTCSLHDWKWDLASGKCLTSQGHPIRASQVEADAEQPAA